From a single Candidatus Binataceae bacterium genomic region:
- the pstS gene encoding phosphate ABC transporter substrate-binding protein PstS — MKKPIRSLAAHVIASSALLAGAVMVLLATARISNAALRVTGAGATFPYPIYSKWFDEYHKLHPDIEVNYQSIGSGGGIRQVTDGTVDFGATDGPMTDEQIKAYKDKHHFGILHFPTVIGAVVPAYNVAGIKEPLKFTPETLAGIFLGRITKWNDPELAKINPGVSLPDSGIVVAHRADGSGTTYVWTDYLSKVSGDWGKSVGKGTAVKWPVGLGGKGNEGVAAVIKNTPNSIGYVELIYALRSDMPFGEVRNAAGKFMKGSLAGASAAAAGVAMPDDFRVSITNSAAPDAYPIASFTWLLIPEKISDPAKKTAITQLLTWVLTDGQSMSSKLSYAPLPKSVVDKELNSISLIQ; from the coding sequence TTGAAAAAACCGATACGCAGTCTTGCTGCCCACGTAATCGCATCGTCGGCGCTGCTCGCCGGCGCCGTTATGGTTCTCCTGGCCACGGCGCGAATCTCCAACGCCGCGCTCCGCGTGACCGGCGCCGGCGCGACTTTTCCCTACCCGATTTATTCGAAATGGTTCGACGAGTATCACAAGCTGCATCCGGACATCGAGGTCAACTACCAGTCGATCGGATCGGGCGGCGGAATCAGGCAGGTAACCGATGGCACGGTGGACTTCGGCGCGACCGACGGGCCGATGACCGACGAGCAGATCAAGGCCTACAAGGACAAGCATCACTTCGGCATCCTGCATTTTCCGACCGTGATCGGCGCTGTCGTTCCTGCCTACAACGTCGCCGGCATCAAGGAACCGCTCAAGTTTACCCCCGAGACGCTGGCCGGAATTTTCCTGGGCAGGATCACGAAGTGGAATGACCCGGAGCTGGCCAAGATCAACCCCGGCGTCAGCCTTCCCGACTCCGGCATCGTGGTCGCGCACCGTGCCGACGGCAGCGGCACGACCTACGTGTGGACCGATTACCTGAGCAAGGTCAGTGGCGATTGGGGCAAGAGCGTAGGCAAGGGCACCGCCGTCAAGTGGCCGGTGGGGCTCGGCGGCAAGGGTAATGAAGGGGTTGCGGCGGTTATCAAGAACACGCCGAACTCGATCGGCTACGTGGAACTTATCTATGCGCTGAGAAGCGACATGCCCTTCGGCGAAGTGCGCAACGCCGCGGGCAAGTTCATGAAGGGCTCGCTCGCCGGCGCGAGCGCCGCGGCGGCGGGCGTCGCAATGCCCGACGACTTCAGGGTATCGATAACCAATTCGGCCGCGCCCGACGCCTATCCGATCGCGAGCTTCACCTGGCTGCTCATTCCCGAAAAGATTTCCGACCCGGCCAAGAAGACGGCCATCACGCAGCTGTTGACCTGGGTGCTGACCGACGGCCAGAGTATGAGCTCAAAGCTGTCCTATGCGCCGCTGCCCAAGAGCGTGGTGGACAAGGAGCTAAATAGCATATCGCTTATTCAGTAG